The following is a genomic window from Deltaproteobacteria bacterium.
AAGTTACCGTTGCCGCAGCCATTATTTGGAAAAACAAAAAGGTGTTGGTGAGCTTGCGCAAAAGTCACCAACATTTGGGGGGGGATTGGGAATTCCCGGGTGGAAAACCGTTGCCTGGTGAAAGCTTAGAAGCATGTGTTAAACGAGAAGTGAAAGAAGAAATCGGCATTGAAATCAAAATCAAAAAACTCTTTTCTCAAACCGAGTTTGAATACCCGGAAAAAAAGGTAAACCTTTTCTTTTTCGAATGCTCCTATTTATCAGGAGAAGCTCAAAACTTAGAAGTCGAACAAGTTTTATGGGCCACCCTCGCCCAGTTAAAAACCCTCAACCTAGCCCCCGCCAACCAATCCACTTTAGACCAGTTGTTTCACGTGCATAAAAACCAACTTTTGTGAAACCCCGTTCCACAAACCGTCTATTTTATGGACGCAATGTCTTGTTATCGAACTGCTCTTAATAAATTGCCGCATCTAAAAAGTTTTAGTGAAGTCGGCAGAGGCTTCCAGGGGTCCGTGTCGCCCAGGGGTTACGGCCCCTGGGCGCACTCAAAGTCTCGGCTTTCACGACTATATAGCCATAGAGGTGAAAGCTGGAGTTTACCCTGAGCAAAGCGACAGGGACAAACCCCTTCCAGCCTCAGCCGACTTCACTAAAACTTTTCACATCTCTTCAAATATTTACAGAAAGTCTTTTCGGGGTGGGTAGAGGTAATTTGAGAGCCTGTAGCGCAGGAAGGAGGCCGTAGGAGGGCTATAAAAATTCTATTGTTTTTGTGAGTTGGAGGACGACAGAGGAGTACTCCAACTCACAAAAAACAAAGAATTTTTTAGCCCGAGTAGGCCGACTGGGCGCGGGCTCTCAAATTACCTCTACCCACCCCGAAAAGACGTGACTTTATTTGCAGAATAAAAAGGAAGATTGCCACGCTCGGTATCATGGGTCCCCCGGTCAAGCCGGGGGATGACAGAAGCAGCTCGCAATGACAGTGGGCCTGCTGGGTTCAGAATGATATGATGGCATCAATTGTGCACTGGAAAGATGGCAGGAGGTTTTTATGAATGTGCTTGCTTCGCAAGATCGGAAACAAGAAACTGAAATTTTAGAAAAAAAGATCCAGGAAAAACGAAAAAAATTATTACTGGATTTTGAAGAAAACCTGCATTTAGGCTTAAATCACCAGATTCGTTGGATCCAAAAATACTATGAATTAATGGAGCGGTGTTGAAACTTCCGTAAGAAAACCAAGGTTAGAAATCCCAATAGCCATGCACTTGCCCCCCATGGGGCGTTAGCATGGCTATTGAGTTGGCAGCCAAGACTAAAATTAATATCGATGGCACCCGGATCACTGGGGTCATCAGGGCTTTCTGTTTCTTCAGAGGCCAAGAAATTGACCTCTGCCTCTGATGTGCTAATGTCATCGGTAATGGTTAGTCTAACCACATAGTCCCCATTAGTATCTGGTTCCAAGTAGGCAATGGCTTGATCAGCACTCTCAATACTTGCCGCACTACCTTCGGGCTTGCTTACTAAACTCCATTCATAAGCTAAATCCACCGTGGTGCTAAAAGAGGTTGAATTAGAGGCATCTAGCTTGATTTTTTGTTTGAGGGGAACTTTAGGCCTGCCATTTTGAGAATCGAAATCATTGCCTTGTTCTGTTGTATGCTTGAACGAAACGGTAGGTGGCAATGTGGTACCTGGAACTTTGGCTTCAATCCTTACGTAGTCAACCGAACTGCTGGTATAAGCATCGTGCACCGTAAGCCCTGCCGTATAAACTCCTGCGGTGGTGGGCACAAAACTAAAGCTGTTGGAACTACTGCGGCTACTCACTTGGGTGGTATCGCCATTGGGGTCAGCCAAAGTCCAAGAAAAAGTAACCGTATCCCCATCGTCATCGGTTGCTGAACCGTTCACCTGTACCGTCGCGCCTACTGCGACCGTCCTATCACTCCCCGCACTGGCCACAGGCGCGTGGTTCGATAAACTAGGGTCCCCCTCCAAAATAGAACCCCATAAGCTAAGGGTCTTGCCGCTCACGGTTTTATTGGTTAAGGAACTAAGCTCTCGCCCCCCATTTAAAATCAAATCTTTAATTTCGCGATGAGTTTTCCCCGGATAAATCGCCCACAGCATCGCTGCAACACCCGACACATGCGGGGTGGCCATCGATGTCCCACTCATATACGCATAGCGACTGCTTGGATAAGTACTATAAATCCAAACCCCGGGCGCACCCACATCCACAGAGTAATATCCATAATTCGAAAAATAGGCTATCGATTCATCATAACTAATCGCCGCAACAGAAATAACATTATTGTAAGAATAAGAAGAAGGATAATGGGGATAATAATCGGTATTATAAGCATCATTCCCAGATGCTGCTATAACCAGCATGCCACCACTATCCGCTCTAGAAATAGCCCAAGCCAGACTCGAAGAATAACCATAGCCCCCCCAACTGTTACTGGTAATTTTAGCCCCTTTGTTTCGGGCGTAATCAAGGGCAAGCACGGCATCATAGTAGCTGCCATAACCACCTGCTGATAAAAATTTCAAAGCCATGATTTTGGTTTTCCACGCCACGCCCACTACCCCAATGCCGTTATTTCCAACTGCTGCAATGGTTCCCGACACGTGGGTGCCATGGCCATGATCGTCATAAGGGTCACCATCATAATTCCAAAAGTCATACCCATAATAATCATCGATATAACCGTTGCCATCATCATCCAAATCATTGTCGGGAATTTCACCCGAATTTGTCCACATGTTGGCAGCCAAGTCAGGATGAGTATAGTCAACACCCGTATCAATGACGGCCACAATAACATCATCACTACCGGTGCTAACTTCCCAAGCTTCCTCGGCCAAAATATCATTCCCTGAAACGCCGCTAAACTGGCCCGTATTATTAATCCCCCAAAGATAGCTGTAATAAGGATCGTTAGGTGTTCTTTCAAGGCGAATGACATAATTGGGTTCAGCGGTTAATACCCCGGGCGCTTCCTCCAAATTTTTCAAAGTATCTTCTATCTTCTCTCCTGAATAATCTTCCATGAGAAGGGTTTTACCATCTACACTTGAGTTCACGGGATACAAGGAATGGTCTTCAATGGCTTGATCAATCAT
Proteins encoded in this region:
- the mutT gene encoding 8-oxo-dGTP diphosphatase MutT, translated to MSPLPEVTVAAAIIWKNKKVLVSLRKSHQHLGGDWEFPGGKPLPGESLEACVKREVKEEIGIEIKIKKLFSQTEFEYPEKKVNLFFFECSYLSGEAQNLEVEQVLWATLAQLKTLNLAPANQSTLDQLFHVHKNQLL
- a CDS encoding S8 family serine peptidase, with translation MRVLREVLAVLLLLVFCFPSSVWGRTCETKNEEYFCNEILVRFAPKATNDMIDQAIEDHSLYPVNSSVDGKTLLMEDYSGEKIEDTLKNLEEAPGVLTAEPNYVIRLERTPNDPYYSYLWGINNTGQFSGVSGNDILAEEAWEVSTGSDDVIVAVIDTGVDYTHPDLAANMWTNSGEIPDNDLDDDGNGYIDDYYGYDFWNYDGDPYDDHGHGTHVSGTIAAVGNNGIGVVGVAWKTKIMALKFLSAGGYGSYYDAVLALDYARNKGAKITSNSWGGYGYSSSLAWAISRADSGGMLVIAASGNDAYNTDYYPHYPSSYSYNNVISVAAISYDESIAYFSNYGYYSVDVGAPGVWIYSTYPSSRYAYMSGTSMATPHVSGVAAMLWAIYPGKTHREIKDLILNGGRELSSLTNKTVSGKTLSLWGSILEGDPSLSNHAPVASAGSDRTVAVGATVQVNGSATDDDGDTVTFSWTLADPNGDTTQVSSRSSSNSFSFVPTTAGVYTAGLTVHDAYTSSSVDYVRIEAKVPGTTLPPTVSFKHTTEQGNDFDSQNGRPKVPLKQKIKLDASNSTSFSTTVDLAYEWSLVSKPEGSAASIESADQAIAYLEPDTNGDYVVRLTITDDISTSEAEVNFLASEETESPDDPSDPGAIDINFSLGCQLNSHANAPWGASAWLLGFLTLVFLRKFQHRSINS